The Streptomyces sp. WZ-12 genome segment GTGACCAGCATCATCACCAACCCCAACACCGACCCGCACGACTACGAAGCGACCGCCGCCGACGCCCGCACCGTGGCCGGTGCCCAGTACGCGATCGTCAACGGCATCGGCTACGACGCCTGGGCCGACAAGCTGCTCGCCGCCAACCCGGCCAGCGGACGCGCCGAAGTCAAGGTCGGGGACCTGGTCGGGATCAAGCCAGGCGGCAACCCGCACCGTTGGTACTCCCCGGCCGACGTCCACAAGGTGATCGAGCGGATCACCGCCGACTACAAGAAGCTGGACCCGGCCGACGCCGCCTCCTTCGACCGTCAGAAGGCGACCTTCGAGACCAAGACCCTCGCCGACTACAACAAGCTCATAGCCGACATCAAGGCCAAGTACGCGGGCACCCCGATCGGCGCTTCGGAGTCGATCGTCACGCCGCTCTCGGAGGGGCTGGGGCTGAAGATGCTCACCCCCGCAACGTTCCTGGACGCGATGAGCGAGGGCTCCGACCCGACGGCCAAGGACAAGGCCTCCATCGACCGGCAGATCGCGGACAAGCAGATCAAGGTCTACGTCGACAACACCCAGAACTCCACCCCGGACGTGCAGGCACAGGTCAAGGCCGCCAAGGCGGTGGGCATCCCGGTCGCCACCGTGACCGAGACCCTCGCCCCCGCGGGCGCCACCTTCCAGCAGTGGCAGACGACCCAACTGCGGGGCATCGAGCAGGCGTTGGCCAAGGCGACCGGGAAGTGAACTGACGCCATGAACCCGACCGCGAAGGTGCGCGAAGCCGCCACCCGAACCGACCGCAGCAGCGCCACCGTCCCCGCGCCCCGCACCCACGCCCCCGCCGCAGAGACCGGTAGCGGCCAGGTGATCGTCCTGCGGGACGCCGCCGTGCGCGTCGGCGGCCGCACGCTGTGGACGGGCGCGGACCTCCGCGTCGGGCCCGGCGAGTTCACCGCCGTCCTCGGCCCCAACGGCGTCGGCAAATCCACCATGATCAAGGTCCTGCTCGGTGCGCTGCCCGCCGCGGCCGGCGAGGTCCGCGTCCTCGGCGCCCGCCCGGGCCGGGCCAACGACCGGATCGGTTACCTGCCGCAGCGCCGCAACTTCGACGCCTCGATGCGCGTCCGCGGCATCGACGTCGTCCGCATGGGCCTGGACGGCGACCGCTGGGGCGTGCCCCTGCCGTTCCCGACCGCCCGCCGGCGGGCCGAGCGCGAACGCGTCGCCGAGGTCATC includes the following:
- a CDS encoding metal ABC transporter solute-binding protein, Zn/Mn family; the encoded protein is MRIALGVAMAVVTAATATACSTSSAKGGTTAAATGGGPGKTIQVVAGENFWGSIASQLGGSHVKVTSIITNPNTDPHDYEATAADARTVAGAQYAIVNGIGYDAWADKLLAANPASGRAEVKVGDLVGIKPGGNPHRWYSPADVHKVIERITADYKKLDPADAASFDRQKATFETKTLADYNKLIADIKAKYAGTPIGASESIVTPLSEGLGLKMLTPATFLDAMSEGSDPTAKDKASIDRQIADKQIKVYVDNTQNSTPDVQAQVKAAKAVGIPVATVTETLAPAGATFQQWQTTQLRGIEQALAKATGK
- a CDS encoding metal ABC transporter ATP-binding protein, coding for MNPTAKVREAATRTDRSSATVPAPRTHAPAAETGSGQVIVLRDAAVRVGGRTLWTGADLRVGPGEFTAVLGPNGVGKSTMIKVLLGALPAAAGEVRVLGARPGRANDRIGYLPQRRNFDASMRVRGIDVVRMGLDGDRWGVPLPFPTARRRAERERVAEVIELVGASGYARRPIGRCSGGEQQRLLIAQALVRRPELLLLDEPLDSLDLPNQSAVAALIGRICHQEGVAVVMVAHDVNPILHHLDRVVYLAEGGAATGTPQEVITSETLTRLYGTPVEVLRTSGGRLVVVGQPEAPALHTDRHETPGADHAAG